Proteins from a single region of Phaeacidiphilus oryzae TH49:
- a CDS encoding glycoside hydrolase family 76 protein: protein MRPPALSPGIRGGGAAGRLLAFGLALLTAVGLALATPAAQARASAPTAVDAGAAASGAAPAAGAASADGTAVCVLSCDGVGAAQAQGDSAPVPARRVGAGLLTLHVSAKDDMAWGVLAGGSASDTVWVERTWNAGTDHETLGTTALSGTGGTAATALYNITDPRGHRRGWVRACAATAGRQSCTGWAYPKDCDTLCDGTPSSQAAGDAVPVPEVAVDGRTLALHADQRDRMGWAGLAAARPGDRIWIERSWDGGASTPDGGQLGLTAARAGASTAATSMFASRDPRGLLYGGALRACLRPAGQSAASCTEWSRPAPSKAAAAADALMWSYDPYSGWWPSSWWNSAATLTALIDYERTAGTHDYDWVVARTFDENHQAFPAGVRSSDAIQGNFISRAVDDTGWWGLAWLTAYDYTHQARYLATTQTIGDFLNQYWDPGTCGGGEWWSIEKTYKNAVTSGLYLLFTAELHQAIPGDTQWLDRARTAGAWYMSSGLIDSQGLVNDGLTDTCQNNGQTVWSYNQGLAIGGLTELWKDTGDATALATARRLADTAMSSGQLTVNGILTESCDLGQGSCDDNQRQFKGIFIRNFADLARATGAPAYRDYIRTQADSIWSTDRDSLNNLGERWAGTTPNATSWRTQASALEALTAAAAG, encoded by the coding sequence GTGAGACCCCCTGCTCTCTCGCCCGGCATCCGCGGCGGTGGCGCCGCCGGCCGGCTGCTCGCCTTCGGGCTGGCCCTGCTCACCGCCGTCGGCCTCGCCCTCGCGACTCCGGCCGCGCAGGCGCGGGCGTCCGCGCCGACGGCGGTGGACGCCGGTGCCGCCGCTTCTGGCGCCGCTCCCGCCGCCGGCGCCGCTTCCGCCGACGGCACCGCGGTCTGCGTCCTGTCCTGCGACGGTGTCGGCGCCGCGCAGGCGCAGGGCGACAGTGCGCCGGTTCCCGCCCGCCGCGTCGGCGCCGGGCTGCTGACACTGCACGTCTCCGCCAAGGACGACATGGCCTGGGGAGTCCTGGCGGGCGGCAGCGCGTCCGACACCGTCTGGGTCGAGCGCACCTGGAACGCCGGCACCGACCACGAGACGCTGGGCACCACCGCGCTGTCCGGCACCGGCGGCACGGCCGCCACGGCGCTATACAACATCACTGACCCACGCGGCCACCGCCGCGGCTGGGTCCGCGCCTGCGCCGCCACCGCCGGCCGGCAGTCCTGCACCGGCTGGGCGTACCCCAAGGACTGCGACACCCTCTGCGACGGGACCCCCTCCTCCCAGGCGGCGGGCGACGCCGTACCGGTGCCCGAGGTCGCGGTCGACGGACGCACCCTCGCCCTCCACGCCGACCAGCGCGACCGGATGGGCTGGGCCGGCCTGGCCGCCGCCCGCCCCGGCGACCGGATCTGGATCGAGCGCTCCTGGGACGGCGGCGCGAGCACACCGGACGGCGGGCAGCTCGGCCTCACCGCCGCACGCGCCGGTGCGTCCACCGCCGCCACCTCGATGTTCGCCTCCCGCGATCCGCGCGGCCTCCTCTACGGCGGCGCCCTCCGCGCCTGCCTCCGGCCCGCCGGCCAGTCGGCCGCGAGCTGCACGGAGTGGTCGCGGCCCGCGCCCTCGAAGGCGGCCGCCGCGGCGGACGCCCTGATGTGGTCCTACGACCCCTACAGCGGCTGGTGGCCCAGCAGTTGGTGGAACTCGGCGGCCACCCTGACCGCCCTGATCGACTACGAGCGGACCGCCGGCACCCACGACTACGACTGGGTGGTCGCCCGCACCTTCGACGAGAACCACCAGGCGTTCCCGGCCGGAGTGCGCAGCTCGGACGCGATCCAGGGGAACTTCATCTCCCGCGCGGTCGACGACACGGGCTGGTGGGGCCTGGCCTGGCTCACCGCGTACGACTACACCCACCAGGCGCGCTACCTGGCCACCACGCAGACCATCGGGGACTTCCTCAACCAGTACTGGGACCCGGGCACCTGCGGGGGCGGCGAGTGGTGGAGCATCGAGAAGACCTACAAGAACGCCGTCACCAGCGGGCTGTACCTGCTCTTCACGGCTGAGCTGCACCAGGCGATCCCGGGCGACACCCAGTGGCTCGACCGGGCCAGGACGGCCGGGGCCTGGTACATGTCCAGCGGGCTGATCGACTCCCAGGGGCTGGTCAACGACGGCCTGACCGACACCTGCCAGAACAACGGCCAGACCGTCTGGAGCTACAACCAGGGCCTCGCCATCGGCGGCCTGACCGAGCTCTGGAAGGACACCGGCGACGCGACCGCGCTGGCCACCGCGCGCCGCCTCGCGGACACCGCGATGAGCAGCGGCCAGCTGACCGTGAACGGCATCCTCACCGAGTCCTGCGACCTCGGCCAGGGCTCCTGCGACGACAACCAGCGGCAGTTCAAGGGCATCTTCATCCGCAACTTCGCCGATCTGGCGCGGGCGACAGGCGCGCCGGCCTACCGCGACTACATCCGGACCCAGGCCGACTCCATCTGGTCCACGGACCGGGACTCCCTCAACAACCTCGGTGAGCGCTGGGCCGGCACCACCCCCAACGCCACCTCCTGGCGCACCCAGGCCAGCGCCCTGGAGGCACTGACCGCCGCCGCGGCGGGCTGA
- a CDS encoding helix-turn-helix domain-containing protein — protein sequence MRTLYGGGAAGAPFAGTTATATATATATATATGRLEVARVAGIWRARPVWHPGLRPYLLDYAGYWEAVPSPYQVRMVPSARAVLVISLGEPFSDVRRLGATGAGSGRIGSLVVGLADGPAQCVHPGGQEAIRLEFTPLGAYRLLGLPMRELTGQVIELRDLLGRQAGELVERLAATRDWERRFDLLDAALLARLADGPSPAPEVVRAWQLLAGSAGTLPIGRIAAEVGWSQRYLGRRFAEQIGLTPKVSARVLRFGRAVALLDRGATATETATAAGYFDQAHLTREFRALSGTTPRRMLTTRRSEGALEL from the coding sequence GTGCGAACTCTGTACGGCGGGGGCGCGGCGGGGGCGCCGTTCGCGGGGACCACCGCCACCGCGACCGCGACCGCGACCGCCACGGCCACGGCCACCGGCCGCCTTGAGGTGGCGCGCGTGGCCGGGATATGGCGGGCGCGGCCGGTCTGGCATCCGGGCCTGCGCCCGTACCTCCTCGACTACGCCGGCTACTGGGAGGCCGTGCCGTCCCCGTACCAGGTGCGGATGGTGCCGAGCGCCCGCGCGGTGCTGGTGATCAGCCTCGGGGAGCCGTTCTCCGACGTCCGGCGGCTGGGCGCGACCGGGGCCGGCAGCGGGCGGATCGGCTCCCTGGTAGTGGGGCTGGCCGACGGGCCAGCCCAGTGCGTCCATCCCGGCGGTCAGGAGGCGATCCGGCTGGAGTTCACGCCGCTCGGCGCCTACCGCCTCCTCGGCCTGCCCATGCGGGAGCTGACCGGCCAGGTCATCGAGCTCCGGGACCTGCTGGGCCGGCAGGCCGGCGAGCTGGTGGAGCGGCTGGCGGCCACCAGGGACTGGGAGCGCCGCTTCGACCTGCTGGACGCGGCCCTGCTGGCCCGGCTGGCGGACGGGCCCTCCCCCGCGCCCGAGGTGGTCCGCGCCTGGCAGCTCCTCGCGGGCAGCGCGGGCACCCTGCCGATCGGCCGGATCGCGGCCGAGGTCGGGTGGAGCCAGCGGTATCTGGGCCGGCGCTTCGCCGAGCAGATCGGGCTGACGCCCAAGGTCTCCGCGCGCGTCCTGCGCTTCGGCCGGGCCGTGGCGCTGCTCGACCGCGGTGCGACCGCAACCGAGACCGCGACCGCCGCCGGCTACTTCGACCAGGCCCACCTCACCCGAGAGTTCCGCGCCCTCTCTGGCACCACCCCCCGCCGCATGCTCACCACCCGCCGCAGCGAGGGCGCTTTGGAACTGTGA
- a CDS encoding NADP-dependent succinic semialdehyde dehydrogenase has translation MPIATINPATAETLETFEPFTDEQIEERIARSEAAFAGYHAMDPDSRAKLLRSAADVLDDQLDELARTVTLEMGKPLAQARAEVQKCAKALRWYAAHARALLADERPTPEDIADTGARDAYVRLRPLGPVLAVMPWNFPLWQVIRFAAPALLAGNTALLKHASNVPRTALALEKVFDRAGFPVGAFQTLLVPSSAIEGVLRDPRVAAVTLTGSEGAGRAVAEIAGSEAKKSVLELGGSDPFLVLPSADVAKAAEVAVTARVQNNGQSCIAAKRFIVHEAVFDEFSRAFVEAMRALRVGDPMAEETKVGPLATESGLTEVEEQVADAREKGATVLCGGERPNGLGAGWYYSPTVVTDLTPETRMHTEEVFGPVASLYRVGSLDEAIALANDTRYGLSSNAWTQDAEEQRRLIAELRAGAVYLNGMTASHPALPFGGIKRSGYGRELAGHGLREFCNVTTVWVG, from the coding sequence ATGCCGATCGCCACGATCAACCCCGCCACCGCCGAGACCCTGGAGACGTTCGAGCCGTTCACGGACGAGCAGATCGAGGAGCGGATCGCCCGCTCCGAGGCCGCCTTCGCCGGCTACCACGCGATGGACCCGGACTCCCGGGCCAAACTGCTGCGCTCCGCCGCCGACGTCCTGGACGACCAGCTGGACGAGCTGGCCCGCACGGTCACCCTGGAGATGGGCAAGCCGCTCGCCCAGGCCCGGGCCGAGGTCCAGAAGTGCGCCAAGGCGCTCCGCTGGTACGCCGCCCACGCCCGCGCGCTGCTCGCCGACGAGCGCCCCACCCCGGAGGACATCGCCGACACCGGCGCCCGCGACGCCTACGTACGACTGCGCCCGCTCGGCCCGGTGCTGGCCGTGATGCCGTGGAACTTCCCGCTGTGGCAGGTGATCAGGTTCGCCGCCCCCGCCCTGCTGGCCGGGAACACCGCGCTGCTGAAGCACGCCTCCAACGTCCCGCGGACGGCGCTGGCCCTGGAGAAGGTCTTCGACCGGGCGGGCTTCCCGGTCGGCGCCTTCCAGACGCTGCTGGTCCCGTCGAGCGCCATCGAGGGCGTGCTGCGCGACCCGCGGGTGGCCGCGGTGACCCTCACCGGCAGCGAGGGCGCCGGGCGCGCGGTCGCCGAGATCGCCGGCAGCGAGGCCAAGAAGTCGGTGCTCGAACTCGGCGGCAGCGACCCCTTCCTGGTGCTGCCCTCGGCGGACGTGGCGAAGGCGGCCGAGGTGGCGGTGACCGCCCGGGTGCAGAACAACGGGCAGTCCTGCATCGCGGCCAAGCGCTTCATCGTCCACGAGGCCGTCTTCGACGAGTTCTCCCGGGCCTTCGTCGAGGCGATGCGGGCGCTGCGGGTCGGCGACCCGATGGCCGAGGAGACCAAGGTCGGCCCGCTGGCCACCGAGTCCGGGCTGACGGAGGTCGAGGAGCAGGTCGCGGACGCCAGGGAGAAGGGCGCGACGGTGCTCTGCGGCGGCGAGCGGCCGAACGGCCTCGGCGCGGGGTGGTACTACTCCCCCACCGTGGTCACCGACCTCACCCCGGAGACGCGGATGCACACCGAGGAGGTCTTCGGGCCGGTCGCCTCGCTCTACCGGGTGGGCTCCCTGGACGAGGCGATCGCCCTGGCCAACGACACCCGCTACGGCCTCAGCTCCAACGCCTGGACCCAGGACGCCGAGGAGCAGCGCCGGCTGATCGCCGAGCTGCGCGCGGGCGCGGTCTACCTCAACGGCATGACCGCCTCCCACCCGGCGCTTCCCTTCGGCGGCATCAAGCGCTCCGGCTACGGCCGGGAGCTCGCCGGCCACGGCCTGCGCGAGTTCTGCAACGTCACCACGGTGTGGGTCGGCTGA
- a CDS encoding LacI family DNA-binding transcriptional regulator, whose protein sequence is MASIKDVAARAGVSAATVSRVLNEHPAVSPDTRARVLAAVAELEYRPNALARSLRTAQTRTIGLVVSDVLNPFFTELARAVEDEARALGYSVVIGNADEQPRLQDHHIATLLDRRIDGLLLSPADGASPLLRETVREGSVPLVFVDRWIPGLDGVPVVRADGCAAIRDLVRHLHALGRRRLAIIAGPAATTTGRERIGAFRAALAELGLTLPQEYIGQGDFQADSGRRSAAGFLELPEPPDAVFAADNLMALGALDEFRGRGLRVPEDIALAAFDDIPWFPHTAPPITAIAQPTRELGRAAVRALADRIEGRTASSVTLSARLVARRSCGEPERT, encoded by the coding sequence ATGGCGAGCATCAAGGACGTCGCCGCCCGCGCGGGCGTCTCCGCGGCCACCGTCTCCCGCGTGCTCAACGAGCACCCCGCGGTCAGCCCGGACACCCGCGCCCGGGTGCTCGCGGCCGTCGCCGAGCTGGAGTACCGGCCGAACGCCCTGGCCCGCTCGCTGCGCACGGCCCAGACCCGGACCATCGGCCTGGTCGTCAGCGACGTCCTCAACCCCTTCTTCACCGAGCTGGCCCGGGCGGTCGAGGACGAGGCCAGGGCGCTCGGCTACAGCGTGGTCATCGGCAACGCCGACGAGCAGCCGCGGCTCCAGGACCACCACATCGCCACCCTCCTGGACCGACGGATCGACGGACTGCTGCTCAGCCCGGCCGACGGAGCGTCCCCGCTGCTGCGGGAGACCGTCCGGGAGGGCTCCGTGCCGCTGGTCTTCGTGGACCGGTGGATCCCCGGCCTGGACGGCGTCCCGGTGGTCCGCGCCGACGGCTGCGCCGCGATCCGCGACCTGGTCCGCCACCTCCACGCGCTCGGCCGCCGCCGGCTGGCCATCATCGCGGGGCCCGCGGCCACCACCACCGGCCGCGAGCGGATCGGCGCCTTCCGCGCGGCGCTCGCGGAACTCGGCCTGACGCTCCCTCAGGAGTACATCGGGCAGGGGGACTTCCAGGCGGACAGCGGCCGCCGCTCGGCCGCCGGCTTCCTGGAGCTGCCGGAGCCGCCGGACGCGGTCTTCGCCGCGGACAACCTGATGGCGCTGGGCGCCCTGGACGAGTTCCGCGGCCGCGGCCTGCGCGTCCCCGAGGACATCGCGCTGGCCGCCTTCGACGACATCCCCTGGTTCCCGCACACCGCGCCGCCGATCACCGCGATCGCGCAGCCCACCCGGGAGCTCGGGCGGGCCGCGGTGCGTGCGCTGGCCGACCGGATCGAGGGGCGCACCGCCTCCTCGGTCACCCTCTCCGCGCGGCTGGTCGCCCGCCGCTCCTGCGGAGAGCCCGAGAGAACCTGA
- a CDS encoding sugar ABC transporter ATP-binding protein encodes MSSVAPSSTPPDPPEPPAGSAELLRLEGVRKTFPGVVALDRVDFDLRRGEVHVLLGENGAGKSTLIKVLSGAHRPDRGRVLVDGAEVRINGAQDAERLGIATIYQEFNLVPELSVAENIFLGRQPRRYGFVDRRRMQEEAAELLKRVGLDVPPRTRVAELGIAGRQMVEIAKALSLRARVLIMDEPTAVLTTEEVEKLFAIVRALRADGVGVVFITHHLEEIAALGDRVTVLRDGRSVDQVPADTDQDELVRLMVGREIEAQYPRERPELGEPLLRVRGLTSAGVFRDVDFEVRAGEVVGLAGLVGAGRTEVVRAVFGADPYDSGSVEVEGRPVRPGDVNAAMAAGIGLVPEDRKAQGLVLDAPIEENLGLVTLGRTARYGFVDRSGQRASAAGIAERLRVRMAGLDQPAGTLSGGNQQKLVIGKWLLAGSRVLILDEPTRGIDVGAKVEIYQLVNELTASGHAVLMVSSDLPEVLGMSDRVLVMAQGRIAGELDPARASQDDVMALAVTESWETGSSATEPAEGKVGISHGH; translated from the coding sequence ATGAGCAGCGTGGCTCCATCGAGCACCCCGCCGGATCCGCCGGAACCCCCGGCCGGCTCCGCCGAACTGCTGCGCCTGGAGGGCGTGCGCAAGACCTTCCCCGGTGTGGTCGCCCTGGACCGGGTGGACTTCGACCTCCGCCGGGGCGAGGTGCACGTCCTCCTCGGCGAGAACGGCGCCGGCAAGAGCACCCTGATCAAGGTCCTCTCCGGGGCGCACCGGCCGGACCGCGGCCGCGTCCTGGTGGACGGCGCGGAGGTGCGGATCAACGGCGCCCAGGACGCCGAGCGGCTCGGCATCGCCACCATCTACCAGGAGTTCAACCTGGTGCCCGAGCTCAGCGTGGCGGAGAACATCTTCCTCGGCCGCCAGCCCCGGCGGTACGGCTTCGTGGACCGGCGCCGGATGCAGGAGGAGGCCGCCGAGCTGCTGAAGCGGGTCGGCCTGGACGTGCCGCCGCGCACCCGGGTCGCCGAACTCGGGATAGCCGGGCGGCAGATGGTGGAGATCGCCAAGGCGCTCAGCCTTCGCGCCCGGGTACTGATCATGGACGAGCCGACCGCGGTGCTCACCACCGAGGAGGTGGAGAAGCTCTTCGCCATCGTCCGGGCGCTGCGCGCGGACGGTGTCGGCGTCGTCTTCATCACCCACCACCTGGAGGAGATCGCCGCCCTCGGCGACCGGGTCACCGTCCTGCGGGACGGCCGCAGCGTCGACCAGGTGCCGGCCGACACCGACCAGGACGAGCTGGTGCGGCTGATGGTCGGCCGCGAGATCGAGGCCCAGTATCCGCGCGAGCGCCCGGAGTTGGGCGAACCGCTGCTCCGGGTGCGCGGCCTCACCAGTGCCGGCGTCTTCCGGGACGTGGACTTCGAGGTGCGGGCCGGCGAGGTGGTCGGCCTGGCCGGTCTGGTCGGCGCCGGCCGCACCGAGGTGGTGCGGGCGGTGTTCGGCGCGGACCCCTACGACTCCGGGAGTGTCGAGGTCGAGGGCCGGCCAGTGCGGCCGGGCGACGTCAACGCGGCGATGGCGGCCGGGATCGGCCTGGTCCCGGAGGACCGCAAGGCGCAGGGCCTGGTGCTGGACGCCCCGATCGAGGAGAACCTCGGCCTGGTGACGCTGGGCCGCACGGCCCGCTACGGCTTCGTGGACCGCTCCGGGCAGCGCGCCTCCGCGGCCGGCATCGCCGAGCGGCTCAGGGTCCGGATGGCCGGGCTCGACCAGCCGGCCGGCACCCTCTCCGGCGGCAACCAGCAGAAGCTGGTGATCGGCAAGTGGCTGCTGGCCGGCTCCCGGGTGCTGATCCTGGACGAGCCGACCCGCGGCATCGACGTCGGCGCCAAGGTCGAGATCTACCAGCTCGTCAACGAGCTCACCGCGTCGGGGCACGCGGTGCTGATGGTCTCCAGCGACCTGCCCGAGGTGCTCGGGATGAGCGACCGGGTGCTGGTGATGGCGCAGGGGCGGATCGCGGGGGAACTGGACCCCGCGCGGGCGAGCCAGGACGACGTGATGGCTCTGGCGGTAACCGAATCGTGGGAAACGGGCTCGTCGGCAACGGAGCCGGCGGAGGGAAAGGTGGGAATCTCCCATGGCCACTGA